In the Paralichthys olivaceus isolate ysfri-2021 chromosome 15, ASM2471397v2, whole genome shotgun sequence genome, one interval contains:
- the brwd3 gene encoding bromodomain and WD repeat-containing protein 3, which translates to MAREQCSQTEAELYYLIARFLQSGPCKKAAQILVEELEEYELVPQRWSWDGLKYKRTFQDWVSLNQHIPADYLLRVCQRIGPLIEKEIPPSVPGVQTLLGLGRQSLLRTTKSCSHKVCSGSAVAALHRGRPPEPPVSDGNAPSVVSIMGARQATGTARFGQALPSSSYQHMKIHKRILGHLSSVYCVAFDRTGRRIFTGSDDCLVKIWATDDGRLLATLRGHAAEICDMAVNHENTLIASASCDKVIRVWCLRTCAPIMVLQAHAASITSIQFCPAVKGTTRYLASTGADGMVCFWKWHSLSMKFNDQPVKFVERSRPGVQVSTSSFSSGGMFMATGGTDHMIRVYYLGAETPMKVSEMDAHTDKVVVVQFSNNSDSLRFVSGSRDGTVRIWHYQQQEWKSVSLDMAARLPGSTVANGDDKTKLVVTMVAWDRADTTVITAVSNYLLKVWSTTSGQLLHVLSGHDDEVFVLEAHPFDSRIMLSAGHDGNIYLWDLTKGTKIRNFFNMIEGQGHGAIFDCKFSVDGQHFACTDSHGHLLIFGFGCSRAYEKIPDQMFFHTDYRPLIRDSNSYVLDEQTQQAPHLMPPAFLVDVDGNPHPPHYQRLVPGRENCKEDQLIPQLGYMANNDGELVEQVLGQQTAENGENLLDNLIRQLQNEQDVRHNAEQAEEAEADDAAEVEDSSPTDGQHRSRQVDGVWQMQHNALRSQVATERDLLAWSRRVVVNEMPHGVFRVSEECRQAKGDMECSLYNAERRKKPVTCSPKSDLLTSRLRSRRPTKKRQQRHAYQTRSAQVRRPGSRSRTSSNRRSTDSQIDSESEGDAAEQAVQSEASSDGEAQWQSESSSSDSSSEYSDWTADAGINLQPPKRPTRRSVQPSGYSSSEEEEGGEDEEKEPKKRESEKKKKKLKETKQKPTSSLAGLNAEEWLPPSWIMETIPRRSPFVPQMGDELIYFKQGHQAYVRAVRRAKAYSINPQKQAWNRLNLRDQESVKVVGIKYEVGPPTLCCLKLAFLDAVSGKMTNESFSLKYHDMPDVIDFLVLQQFYNEAKEHNWQPGMRFRSIIDDAWWFGSVEDQEPLQPEYPDSLFQCYAVKWDNSERERMSPWDMEPIPEEAALPDQVGDGVEVAEEELKALLYTPQEGEWGAHTRDEDCERVIHGIDQLLTLDVAKAFALPVNLRDYPLYCTVVAYLTDLSTIRKRLENRFYRRISALMWEVRYIEHNARTFNEPESPIVAAAKVVTDVLLHYIGDQSCTDILDLYHKLKCETGSGGEAEELDVDSDNPGTSTGHRGANSNSATRGVALDVQVWHSQCQKLLRRMIVSPDSEPFRQAVDLFEYPDYRDIIDTPMDLGTVSETLIAVNYENPMEFAKDIRLIFSNSKAYTPNKKSQIYTMTLSLSAFFEKNIISIISDYKSALQHERRNRQRLSYRNRLHNGGSSPPVSPSPSSKGKHKSGKVSKPKKSQTSSKKRSQRTSQQSSSVAKDEDSQPSSPSSGTSSGSRTQGPHCLTRSQATPVKKSGRQSNLHLSNGSRQRPGHEVLQSDNDEELSGSSSESSSSSSSSSSSSSSDSENSSDSEEEKYVEGGDHDYSKAPCLSVRLSAEGKVAASGKRRHKGGEDLAQTPKRARVQFPEEEEEEEEEEEEDEEVDDDEEEEEEEEEEEQEEEEQEQQQQVDVIQEEEEEEEEEEEPEEPEEEEPEEEEPEEEEPEEEEPEEEEDEDNSDEAQCGSAATVATVAVAAGSSPRRNQCKSRRVNTRNQGRRTVLYKDESEDDGHGSKDDPLNLGMSRSGRVRRMTEKARVSHLMGWSH; encoded by the exons TTGGTTCCTCAACGATGGAGTTGGGACGGACTGAAATACAAACGGACCTTCCAGGACTGG GTGAGTTTGAACCAGCACATTCCTGCGGACTATCTGCTGCGTGTTTGTCAGCGAATAGGCCCGCTAATAGAGAAGGAGATCCCACCTAGTGTTCCTGGAGTCCAAACACTTCTGGGTCTTGGAAGACAGTCCTTACTTCGCACCACCAAAA GTTGTAGCCACAAAGTATGCAGTGGCTCAGCTGTTGCTGCACTGCACCGGGGACGTCCACCAGAACCCCCAGTCAGCGATGGAAATGCTCccagtgttg TGTCCATCATGGGTGCTCGCCAGGCCACAGGTACAGCTCGTTTTGGCCAAGCTTTGCCGTCTTCCTCCTACCAACACATGAAGATACACAAACGTATCCTTGGCCACCTATCCTCTGTCTACTGTGTAGCATTTGACCGCACTGGTCGTCGGATATTTACG GGTTCAGATGACTGCCTGGTGAAAATCTGGGCCACAGATGACGGCCGGCTCCTGGCAACACTTCGTGGCCACGCAGCAGAGATCTGTGACATGGCTGTCAACCACGAGAATACGCTCATCGCCTCAGCCAGCTGTGACAAAGTGATCAGAGTTTGGTGCCTACGTACATGCGCACCAATCATGGTTCTGCAGGCCCATGCTGCCTCCATTACATCCATTCAG TTTTGTCCTGCTGTCAAAGGGACAACACGGTACCTAGCCTCCACAGGCGCAGACGGTATGGTGTGTTTCTGGAAGTGGCACTCACTCAGCATGAAATTCAA TGATCAGCCAGTCAAGTTTGTTGAGCGGTCACGTCCAGGAGTAcaggtctccacttcctccttcagTAGTG GTGGTATGTTCATGGCTACTGGTGgcactgatcacatgatcagaGTCTATTACCTTGGTGCTGAAACTCCCATGAAGGTCTCTGAGATGGATGCCCACACG GACAAAGTTGTTGTTGTCCAGTTTAGCAATAACAGTGACAG CTTAAGGTTTGTAAGCGGCAGTCGTGATGGCACAGTCAGGATCTGGCATTACCAGCAACAAGAGTGGAAGAGTGTCAGTTTGGACATGGCTGCCAGGCTGCCTGG GAGCACTGTTGCTAATGGGGATGATAAAACTAAGCTGGTGGTGACCATGGTGGCTTGGGACAGAGCAGATACCACAGTCATCACAGCAGTTTCAAACTACCTACTTAAAGTGTGGAGCACAACATCTGGACAGCTGCTGCACGTTTTATCT GGTCATGATGATGAGGTGTTTGTGCTAGAGGCTCACCCATTTGACTCCCGCATCATGCTATCAGCCGGCCACGACGGTAACATTTACCTGTGGGACCTGACCAAAGGAACCAAGATCCGCAACTTCTTCAACATG ATTGAAGGGCAAGGCCACGGTGCTATTTTTGACTGCAAGTTCTCTGTTGATGGACAACATTTTGCCTGCACTGACTCCCACGGCCATTTGCTCATCTTTGGCTTTGGCTGCAGCAGAGCATATGAAAAG ATTCCTGACCAGATGTTCTTTCACACGGACTACCGGCCTCTTATTCGGGACTCTAATAGCTATGTCCTGGATGAGCAGACACAACAGGCCCCTCACCTCATGCCTCCAGCCTTCCTCGTGGACGTTGATGGGAATCCTCACCCACCTCACTACCAGCGCCTGGTGCCAGGAAGAGAGAACTGCAAGGAGGATCAGCTCATACCTCAACTAGGATACATGGCTAACA ATGATGGAGAGTTGGTTGAGCAGGTACTTGGccagcaaacagcagaaaatggagaaaaccTATTGGATAATCTCATCAGACAGTTACAGAACGAGCAGGACGTGCGTCACAATGCCGAACAGGCTGAAGAGGCAGAGG CTGATGATGCAGCAGAGGTCGAGGACTCCTCTCCGACTGATGGACAACACAGAAGCAGGCAGGTGGACGGTGTTTGGCAGATGCAGCATAATGCCCTGCGCAGTCAAGTTGCTACAGAGAGGGACCTGCTGGCCTGGAGCCGCAGGGTGGTGGTCAATGAAATGCCGCATGGGGTATTCAG AGTTTCGGAGGAGTGCAGACAAGCCAAAGGTGACATGGAATGTTCTCTATACAATGCTGAAAGAAGGAAGAAACCAGTAACATGTTCACCCAAG AGCGATCTACTGACCTCACGGCTTCGCTCCCGGCGGCCGACTAAGAAAAGGCAGCAGCGCCACGCCTATCAGACCCGCTCAGCTCAAGTCCGCCGTCCTGGGAGCAGGAGTCGAACTTCCAGCAACCGACGTAGCACAGACAGCCAAATAGACTCTGAGAGCGAGGGAGAT GCAGCAGAACAAGCAGTGCAAAGTGAGGCCTCCTCTGACGGTGAAGCTCAGTGGCAGAGTGAAAGCAGCTCCAG TGACTCCTCAAGTGAGTATTCTGATTGGACAGCCGATGCTGGTATAAACCTCCAGCCGCCAAAGCGACCAACCAGGAGGTCAGTACAGCCATCAGGTTACAGCAgctctgaagaagaagaaggaggcgAAGACGAGGAAAAGGAGCCCAAGAAGAGGGAaagtgagaagaagaagaagaagctcaaGGAGACCAAACAG AAACCCACGTCCTCTCTGGCTGGACTCAATGCGGAGGAGTGGCTGCCACCATCATGGATAATGGAGACCATTCCACGACGTTCTCCGTTTGTTCCCCAAATGGGAGATGAG ctcattTACTTCAAACAGGGCCATCAAGCCTATGTGCGGGCGGTCCGCAGGGCGAAGGCCTACAGCATTAACCCCCAGAAACAGGCATGGAACAGACTCAACCTCAGG GACCAGGAATCTGTAAAGGTGGTTGGAATCAAGTATGAAGTGGGACCTCCCACCCTCTGCTGCCTAAAACTGGCTTTCTTGGATGCAGTCTCAGGGAAAATGACCAATGAGTCTTTCTCTTTAaa ATACCATGACATGCCTGATGTTATAGATTTTCTGGTATTGCAGCAGTTTTACAACGAGGCTAAAGAGCACAACTGGCAACCAG GTATGAGGTTCCGCAGCATCATTGATGACGCGTGGTGGTTTGGGTCTGTCGAGGACCAGGAGCCTCTGCAGCCTGAGTATCCAGACAGCCTGTTTCAATGCTATGCTGTAAA GTGGGATAATAGTGAGCGGGAGAGGATGAGTCCCTGGGACATGGAGCCTATTCCTGAGGAAG CTGCATTACCTGACCAGGTTGGTGATGGGGTGGAGGTGGcggaggaggagctgaaggcTCTGCTTTACACGCCTCAAGAAGGAGAATGGGGAGCTCACACACGGGATGAAGACTGTGAGAGAGTCATCCATGGCATCGATCAGCTTCTTACTCTAG ACGTCGCAAAGGCTTTTGCATTACCGGTGAATCTGCGGGACTACCCTCTGTACTGCACTGTGGTGGCTTACCTCACTGACCTCAGCACCATCCGCAAACGACTGGAGAACCGCTTCTACAG GCGAATCTCTGCATTAATGTGGGAGGTGCGCTACATTGAACACAATGCCCGCACTTTTAACGAACCCGAGAGCCCCATTGTAGCAGCCGCAAAGGTGGTGACTGACGTTCTCCTGCACTACATCGG GGACCAGAGCTGCACAGACATCTTGGATCTGTATCACAAACTCAAGTGTGAGACTGGCAGTGGAGGGGAAGCTGAG GAGTTGGATGTCGACTCTGACAACCCTGGGACATCTACAGGACATAGG GGAGCAAACTCAAATTCTGCGACCCGTGGTGTGGCTTTGGATGTTCAAGTATGGCACAGCCAATGTCAAAAGCTGCTGCGTCGCATGATTGTCTCCCCAGATTCAGAACCCTTCCGACAGGCTGTGGATCTCTTCGAGTATCCG GACTATCGGGACATCATTGACACTCCCATGGATCTGGGAACAGTGTCGGAGACGCTCATCGCAGTGAACTATGAAAACCCGATGGAGTTTGCCAAAGACATTCGCCTCATTTTCAGCAATTCAAAAGCATACACTCCTAACAAGAAATCACAG ATCTACACCATGACCCTCAGCCTGTCAGCCTTCTTTGAGAAAAacatcatctccatcatctccGACTACAAGTCTGCTCTTCAGCATGAACGGCGGAATCGTCAGAGACTCAGTTACAGGAACAGACTGCACAATGGAGGCAGTTCACCGCCTGTTAGTCCATCCCCAAG CTCTAAAGGGAAGCACAAGTCAGGGAAGGTATCAAAACCAAAAAAGTCCCAGACTTCATCAAAGAAGCGTTCACAGAGAACAT CTCAACAAAGCAGCAGTGTAGCAAAGGATGAAGACAGCCAGCCTTCTTCCCCAAGTTCAGGGACAAGTAGCGGGAGCAGAACCCAAGGGCCGCATTGTTTGACCCGCAGCCAAGCCACTCCAGTGAAGAAGTCAG GGCGACAGAGTAATCTGCATCTGAGCAACGGCTCCAGACAGCGCCCTGGGCACGAAGTGCTGCAGTCAGACAATGATGAGGAGCTGTCCGGCTCCTCGTCAGAGTCATCATCCTCTTCGTCGTCgtcgtcttcctcctcatcatcggACAGCGAGAACAGCTCTGAttctgaggaggagaagtaTGTCGAGGGGGGAGATCACGACTACAGCAAAGCCCCCTGTCTATCTGTACGTCTGTCGGCTGAGGGTAAGGTGGCGGCCTCAGGGAAACGGAGACACAAGGGAGGAGAGGACCTGGCACAGACACCTAAAAGAGCACGAGTGCAGTTTccggaagaggaggaggaggaggaggaggaggaggaggaggatgaggaggttgatgatgatgaagaagaagaggaggaggaggaagaagaagaacaggaagaagaagaacaggagcagcaacaacaggTAGATGTAattcaggaggaggaagaggaggaagaagaggaggaggagcctgaggagcctgaagaggaggagcctgaggaggaggagcctgaggaggaggagcctgaggaggaggagcctgaggaggaggaagatgaagacaaTTCTGACGAGGCGCAGTGTGGGTCTGCAGCAACAGTAGCGACAGTAGCAGTAGCAGCAGGTAGCAGTCCAAGACGCAACCAGTGCAAGTCTCGGCGGGTCAACACGCGCAACCAGGGCCGCAGGACAGTTCTGTACAAGGACGAGTCAGAGGACGATGGCCATGGGTCGAAGGATGACCCCCTCAACCTGGGCATGTCCCGATCAGGACGGGTACGGCGTATGACTGAAAAGGCCCGTGTCAGCCACCTCATGGGCTGGAGCCACTGA